A genomic stretch from Terriglobales bacterium includes:
- the eno gene encoding phosphopyruvate hydratase, with protein MTNIVEVTARQVLDSRGNPTVEAEVILAGGVMGRAAVPSGASTGEHEAVELRDGDKHRYLGKGVLKAVSNVEAEIAPAVCGMDAANQRELDNKMLELDGTDNKGRLGANAILAVSMAAARAAANALQLPLYRYLGGVNGNLLPVPMMNIINGGAHADNNVDFQEFMAMPVGAHSFSEALRWGAEVFHTLKGVLKKRGYNTAVGDEGGFAPSLKSNVEAIDVILEAITAAGYKPGEQVAIALDPATSELFKHGNGKYMFWKSDKSVKTSDEMVKYWADWVRQYPIVSLEDGLAEDDWDGWRALTREIGAKVQLVGDDLFVTNPKILQRGIDTGAANSILIKVNQIGTVSETLDAIALARANGYTAVVSHRSGETEDVFIADLSVATNAGQIKTGSASRTDRIAKYNQLLRIEEDLGAAARFLGLKALNYHGELSTKAGA; from the coding sequence ATGACCAACATCGTCGAAGTCACCGCGCGTCAGGTCCTCGATTCCCGCGGCAACCCCACCGTCGAGGCCGAAGTCATCCTCGCCGGCGGCGTCATGGGACGCGCCGCCGTTCCCTCCGGTGCCTCCACCGGCGAGCACGAGGCCGTCGAGCTGCGTGATGGCGACAAGCACCGCTACCTCGGTAAGGGCGTGCTCAAGGCCGTCTCCAACGTCGAAGCCGAGATCGCTCCCGCTGTCTGCGGTATGGACGCCGCCAACCAGCGTGAGCTCGACAACAAGATGCTCGAGCTCGACGGCACCGACAACAAAGGCCGCCTCGGCGCCAACGCCATCCTCGCCGTCTCCATGGCCGCCGCCCGCGCCGCCGCCAACGCCCTCCAGCTCCCGCTCTACCGCTACCTCGGCGGCGTCAACGGTAACCTCCTGCCCGTCCCGATGATGAACATCATCAACGGCGGCGCGCACGCCGATAACAACGTCGACTTCCAGGAATTCATGGCCATGCCCGTCGGCGCGCACTCCTTCTCCGAGGCGCTGCGCTGGGGCGCCGAGGTCTTCCACACGCTCAAGGGCGTGCTCAAGAAGCGCGGCTACAACACCGCCGTCGGCGACGAAGGCGGCTTCGCGCCCTCGCTCAAGTCCAACGTCGAGGCCATCGATGTCATCCTCGAGGCCATCACCGCCGCCGGCTACAAGCCCGGCGAGCAGGTCGCCATCGCGCTCGACCCCGCCACCAGCGAGCTGTTCAAGCACGGCAACGGCAAGTACATGTTCTGGAAGTCGGACAAGTCGGTGAAGACCTCCGACGAGATGGTGAAGTACTGGGCCGACTGGGTCCGCCAGTACCCCATCGTCTCGCTCGAGGACGGCCTCGCCGAGGACGATTGGGACGGCTGGCGCGCGCTCACCCGCGAGATCGGCGCCAAGGTGCAGCTCGTCGGCGACGACCTGTTCGTCACCAACCCGAAGATCCTGCAGCGCGGCATCGACACCGGCGCGGCGAATTCGATCCTCATCAAGGTCAACCAGATCGGCACCGTCTCGGAGACGCTCGACGCCATCGCGCTCGCCCGCGCCAACGGCTACACCGCCGTCGTCTCGCACCGCTCGGGGGAGACCGAAGACGTCTTCATCGCCGACCTCTCGGTCGCCACCAACGCCGGCCAGATCAAGACCGGCTCCGCCTCGCGCACCGACCGCATCGCCAAGTACAACCAGCTGCTGCGCATCGAGGAAGACCTCGGCGCCGCCGCCCGCTTCTTGGGCCTGAAGGCGCTGAACTACCACGGCGAGCTGAGCACCAAAGCCGGAGCGTAA
- a CDS encoding DUF2059 domain-containing protein: MKHSLIVLLLCVAAFAQQPAPAASTTLPADQQATREDISRLFAAMRLEKTLNNFQETMLANMEKMMEQVIPQTQLDKLTPAQRKKYDAYQKRNRDRAFTMYPIKEMLDDMTPVYQHHLRKADVDGIVAFFESPTGQHWLDVQPEMMQEGMAVLMPKMQQRMSKMIEEMQHDAEEIFKDEPAPPKT; the protein is encoded by the coding sequence ATGAAACATTCTCTGATCGTCCTGCTGCTCTGCGTGGCCGCGTTCGCGCAACAACCCGCGCCCGCCGCCTCCACCACTCTCCCGGCGGATCAGCAGGCCACCCGTGAGGATATTTCACGCCTGTTCGCCGCCATGCGCCTGGAGAAGACGCTGAACAACTTCCAGGAGACGATGCTGGCGAACATGGAAAAGATGATGGAGCAGGTCATCCCGCAGACCCAGTTGGACAAGCTCACGCCCGCGCAGCGCAAGAAGTACGACGCCTACCAGAAGCGCAACCGCGATCGTGCGTTCACCATGTATCCCATCAAGGAAATGCTGGACGACATGACGCCCGTCTACCAGCACCACCTGCGCAAGGCCGACGTCGACGGCATCGTCGCCTTCTTCGAGTCGCCCACCGGCCAGCACTGGCTCGACGTCCAGCCCGAGATGATGCAAGAGGGCATGGCCGTACTCATGCCCAAGATGCAGCAGCGCATGAGCAAGATGATCGAAGAGATGCAACACGACGCCGAGGAGATCTTCAAGGACGAGCCCGCGCCGCCCAAGACCTAG